Proteins encoded within one genomic window of Bacillus rossius redtenbacheri isolate Brsri unplaced genomic scaffold, Brsri_v3 Brsri_v3_scf141, whole genome shotgun sequence:
- the LOC134543668 gene encoding uncharacterized protein LOC134543668 produces MSTKVVVVAIVVILANKSYGDVTNTAETCGCKSNSRVHNYGHGMKISSSGGYGAQSSGGNGGQSAGYGEQGAGYGGQSAGYGEQGAGYGGQSAGYGGQSNGYGGQSSGYGEQGAGYGGQSAGYGAHSMGKGGCSIGHGGQSSGHGGQSTGHGGQSNGYGGQSSGYGGKSTGKGGCSTGHGGQSSGHGGQSYGHGGKSNGKGGCSIGHGGQSSGHGGQSTGHGGQSTGHGGLSTGYGGQSTGHGGQSSGHGGQSSGHGGKSTGHGGQSKGYGGQSSGYGGKSTGKGGCSIGHGGQSSGHGGQSTGHGGQSSGHGGQSSGHGGQSTGLGGQSTGYGGQSSGYGGKSIGKGGSSIGHGGQSSGHGGKSTGHGGQSTGYGGKSTGHGGQSTGHGGQSSGQGGQSTGHGGQSTGYGGQSTGYGGKSIGKGGSSIGHGGQSSGHGGQSTGHGGQSTGYGGQSTGQGGQSSGHGGQSTGHGGQSTGYGGQSTGYGGKSIGKGGSSIGHGGQSSGHGGQSTGHGGQSTGYGGQSTGQGGQSSGHGGQSTGHGGQSTGYGGQSTGYGGKSIGKGGSSIGHGGQSSGHGGQSTGHGGQSTGYGGKSTGHGGLSTGYGGQSTGYGGQSIGKGGSSIGHGGQSSGHGGQSTGHGGQSIGHGGQSIGLGGQSTGYGGHSIGYGGHSIGLAGQSTGYGGQSIGIGGCSISHAGKSIAHVGKSYEIAGHSFPYGEQIIGHGGLSYGVGGNIFALGSHNYNSHGFALTGTSKGSHGHHFDDDDHDDDDDDDDDDDDDDDDDDDDDDDDDDDDDDDDDDDDDDDDDDDDDGDDDDDHDTDEDKD; encoded by the exons ATGTCGACCAAG GTAGTCGTCGTAGCCATCGTAGTGATTTTAGCCAACAAGTCTTACGGCGACGTCACTAACACTGCTGAAACATGTGGCTGTAAAAGTAACTCCAGAGTACACAACTATGGTCATGGTATGAAAATCAGTAGCTCTGGAGGATATGGAGCCCAAAGTTCAGGTGGCAACGGAGGACAGAGTGCTGGCTACGGAGAACAGGGTGCTGGATACGGAGGACAGAGTGCTGGCTACGGAGAACAGGGTGCTGGCTATGGAGGACAGAGTGCTGGCTACGGAGGACAGAGTAATGGCTACGGAGGACAGAGTTCTGGCTATGGAGAACAGGGTGCTGGATACGGAGGACAGAGTGCTGGCTATGGAGCACACAGCATGGGAAAAGGAGGTTGCAGTATTGGCCACGGCGGACAGAGTTCTGGCCATGGAGGTCAGAGTACTGGCCATGGAGGACAGAGTAATGGCTACGGAGGACAGAGTTCTGGCTATGGAGGAAAAAGCACCGGAAAAGGAGGTTGCAGCACTGGCCACGGCGGACAGAGCTCTGGCCACGGCGGACAGAGTTATGGTCATGGAGGAAAAAGCAACGGAAAAGGAGGTTGCAGCATTGGACACGGTGGGCAGAGTTCTGGCCATGGAGGTCAGAGTACTGGCCACGGAGGACAGAGTACTGGCCATGGAGGACTGAGTACTGGCTATGGAGGACAGAGTACTGGCCACGGCGGACAAAGCTCTGGCCACGGCGGACAGAGTTCTGGTCATGGAGGTAAGAGTACTGGCCATGGAGGACAGAGTAAGGGCTACGGAGGACAGAGTTCTGGCTATGGAGGAAAAAGCACCGGAAAAGGAGGTTGCAGCATTGGACATGGCGGACAGAGTTCTGGCCATGGAGGTCAGAGTACTGGCCACGGCGGACAGAGCTCTGGCCACGGCGGTCAGAGTTCTGGTCATGGAGGTCAGAGTACTGGCCTTGGAGGACAGAGTACTGGTTATGGAGGACAGAGTTCTGGCTATGGAGGAAAAAGCATCGGAAAAGGAGGTTCCAGCATAGGCCACGGCGGACAGAGCTCTGGCCATGGTGGTAAGAGTACTGGACACGGAGGACAGAGTACGGGCTATGGAGGAAAGAGTACTGGCCATGGAGGACAGAGTACTGGCCACGGTGGACAGAGTTCTGGTCAAGGAGGTCAAAGTACTGGCCATGGAGGACAGAGTACTGGCTACGGAGGACAGAGTACTGGCTATGGAGGAAAAAGCATCGGTAAAGGAGGTTCCAGCATTGGCCACGGTGGACAGAGTTCTGGCCATGGAGGTCAGAGTACTGGTCACGGAGGACAGAGTACTGGCTACGGAGGACAGAGTACTGGCCAGGGCGGACAGAGTTCTGGTCATGGAGGTCAGAGTACTGGCCATGGAGGACAGAGTACCGGCTACGGAGGACAGAGTACTGGCTATGGAGGAAAAAGCATCGGAAAAGGAGGTTCCAGCATTGGCCATGGTGGACAGAGTTCTGGCCATGGAGGTCAGAGTACTGGTCACGGAGGACAGAGTACTGGCTACGGAGGACAGAGTACTGGCCAGGGCGGACAGAGTTCTGGTCATGGAGGTCAGAGTACTGGCCATGGAGGACAGAGTACCGGCTACGGAGGACAGAGTACTGGCTATGGAGGAAAAAGCATCGGAAAAGGAGGTTCCAGCATTGGCCATGGTGGACAGAGTTCTGGCCATGGAGGTCAGAGTACTGGTCACGGAGGACAGAGTACTGGCTATGGAGGAAAGAGTACCGGCCATGGAGGACTTAGTACTGGCTACGGAGGACAGAGTACTGGCTATGGAGGACAAAGCATCGGAAAAGGTGGTTCCAGCATTGGCCACGGTGGACAGAGTTCTGGCCATGGAGGGCAGAGTACTGGCCATGGAGGGCAGAGTATTGGCCACGGAGGGCAGAGTATTGGCCTTGGAGGACAGAGTACTGGCTACGGAGGACATAGTATTGGCTACGGAGGACATAGTATTGGCCTTGCAGGACAGAGTACTGGCTATGGAGGACAAAGCATTGGAATAGGAGGTTGCAGCATTTCCCACGCAGGAAAAAGCATTGCTCACGTAGGAAAAAGTTATGAAATAGCAGGTCACAGCTTTCCTTACGGAGAACAAATAATAGGTCATGGTGGCCTCAGTTATGGCGTTGGAGGAAACATTTTTGCTCTTGGAAGTCACAATTATAACAGCCATGGTTTCGCCCTAACAGGCACCAGCAAAGGCTCCCATGGCCATCATTTTGACGACGACGACCACGATGATGATGACGACGACGATGatgacgacgacgacgatgatgacgacgatgatgatgatgacgatgacgacgatgatgacgacgacgatgatgatgatgacgatgatgacgacgacgacgatgatgatgatgatggggaCGACGATGACGATCATGACACTGATGAAGATAAGGACTAG